A genome region from Bacteroidota bacterium includes the following:
- the pepT gene encoding peptidase T — MFDPNYKFTVTDRFLSYVKVDTQSDDDAPGFPTTAKQMDLSRILVEDLKAIGLVDAVLDEHGYVYATLPSNSEKEVPVIGFIAHVDTSPAISGKDVKPVIHRNYQCTDIVLPGDPTKVIDVESNPELKEMAGFDIITTDGTTLLGADDKAGIAEIMDAMNYLVTHPEVKHGKIRICFTPDEEVGRGTEHFDVKGFGAKYAYTIDGSTRGEVETETFSADAVAITILGKNVHPGYAKGKMINSIRVASRFMEKLPKDSLCPEMTEGREGYVHCVAFNGTEEKTVLKFIIRDFIDDKLKEYERFLENLLKDVIAEYPGANYEFQVMEQYRNMKYILDQHPEIENNALESLKRLGIKPIQSAIRGGTDGSRLSFMGLPTPNLFAGGHNFHAATEWVAIQDMEMSVKNIVTLANVWETNS; from the coding sequence ATGTTTGACCCAAATTATAAGTTTACAGTAACTGACCGTTTTTTAAGTTATGTAAAAGTGGATACACAATCAGATGATGATGCTCCGGGGTTTCCAACCACTGCCAAGCAGATGGACCTTTCGCGCATACTCGTTGAGGATCTCAAAGCTATCGGACTTGTGGATGCGGTTCTTGACGAACACGGATATGTGTACGCAACACTTCCTTCAAACAGTGAAAAGGAAGTGCCTGTCATTGGATTTATAGCTCATGTTGACACATCACCTGCAATCAGCGGGAAAGATGTGAAGCCGGTAATCCACAGAAATTATCAGTGTACAGATATTGTATTGCCGGGCGACCCGACAAAGGTTATCGATGTGGAATCGAATCCTGAATTGAAGGAGATGGCTGGTTTTGATATCATCACAACAGACGGAACCACACTTCTTGGAGCCGATGACAAAGCCGGCATTGCTGAAATTATGGACGCGATGAATTATCTGGTTACACATCCTGAAGTTAAACACGGAAAGATCAGAATCTGCTTCACACCCGATGAGGAAGTGGGCAGAGGAACCGAACATTTTGATGTAAAAGGATTTGGAGCGAAGTATGCCTACACGATAGATGGTTCAACCCGTGGTGAAGTGGAAACAGAGACATTCAGCGCTGATGCTGTGGCAATCACGATTCTTGGAAAGAATGTGCACCCGGGATACGCAAAAGGAAAGATGATAAATTCGATTCGGGTAGCGTCAAGATTCATGGAAAAGTTACCAAAGGATTCGCTCTGTCCCGAGATGACCGAAGGCAGGGAAGGTTATGTCCATTGTGTTGCATTCAACGGAACTGAGGAAAAGACGGTATTGAAGTTTATCATTCGTGACTTCATTGATGATAAACTGAAAGAATACGAGAGATTCCTCGAAAACCTGTTGAAGGATGTTATTGCCGAATATCCGGGAGCGAATTACGAGTTTCAGGTTATGGAACAGTATAGAAACATGAAATACATACTTGATCAGCATCCTGAAATTGAGAATAACGCCCTTGAATCACTAAAACGACTTGGCATAAAACCAATCCAGTCAGCAATAAGAGGGGGAACAGACGGTTCGAGACTCAGTTTCATGGGCTTGCCCACCCCAAATCTTTTTGCGGGCGGACATAATTTCCATGCAGCAACAGAATGGGTTGCAATTCAGGATATGGAAATGTCGGTAAAGAACATAGTTACCCTGGCAAATGTCTGGGAAACAAATTCCTGA
- a CDS encoding ATP-grasp domain-containing protein, with product MSNLKKKTILCISSFYKGSDFLVAAHETGWHVIFITSRSLEYENWPKESIDEIYYMPDNNKEWHLPDLIKAVSYLARHVVIDRIVALDDFDVEKAAALREHLRVPGMGETTMRYFRDKFSMRMLAREKGVLVPDFIHVLNYDEINKFMDSTEPPFIMKPRMQAGSIGMKKLESKAHAWDVINQLGDEQSGYLMEKFIPGDIYHVDTIIQDHEIKFAICSVYGLPPLEVAHQGRVFTTRTVLRGSEDEAALLKLNETVLKALGMKTGVNHTEFIKGKDGHLYFLETSARVGGANIVELVLAASGINLWAEWAKLETLDKGHKYRLPKLKKHYAALLNSLAKQEYPDLHAYNDPEVVWRLKKQYHAGLVISSPKYDRITKLLDEYVKRFYVDFFHFVPMGDKAAN from the coding sequence ATGTCTAACTTAAAGAAGAAAACAATCCTTTGTATCTCAAGCTTTTACAAAGGTTCCGACTTTTTGGTCGCTGCTCATGAAACCGGCTGGCATGTTATTTTTATCACTTCAAGAAGCCTCGAATATGAAAACTGGCCCAAAGAAAGCATCGATGAAATCTATTATATGCCCGACAACAACAAGGAGTGGCATCTTCCCGACCTCATTAAAGCGGTAAGCTATCTTGCACGGCATGTTGTTATCGACAGAATCGTCGCCCTCGACGATTTTGATGTTGAAAAGGCTGCCGCACTTCGGGAGCACCTCCGGGTCCCGGGTATGGGAGAAACTACCATGAGATACTTCAGAGACAAATTTTCGATGCGGATGCTCGCACGCGAAAAAGGTGTGCTCGTCCCCGATTTCATCCATGTCCTCAACTACGATGAAATCAATAAATTCATGGATTCCACAGAACCCCCCTTCATTATGAAACCCAGAATGCAGGCAGGCTCCATCGGCATGAAAAAACTCGAATCGAAGGCGCATGCCTGGGATGTTATTAATCAACTGGGTGACGAACAGTCAGGCTACCTGATGGAAAAATTCATCCCCGGAGATATCTATCATGTCGACACGATAATCCAGGATCATGAAATTAAATTTGCCATATGCAGTGTCTATGGTCTTCCGCCCCTCGAGGTCGCTCATCAGGGGAGGGTGTTCACAACCCGCACCGTACTCAGAGGCAGTGAAGACGAAGCAGCACTTCTAAAATTGAATGAAACTGTACTTAAAGCACTCGGCATGAAAACCGGGGTCAACCATACTGAATTCATCAAAGGAAAAGACGGGCATCTTTACTTCCTCGAGACCTCGGCAAGGGTTGGGGGTGCAAACATCGTTGAGCTCGTTCTGGCTGCAAGCGGCATCAATCTCTGGGCTGAATGGGCAAAACTTGAGACTCTGGATAAAGGACATAAGTACCGACTGCCAAAGTTGAAGAAACATTACGCAGCACTTCTGAATTCTCTCGCAAAACAGGAGTACCCCGACCTTCATGCTTACAATGATCCTGAAGTAGTTTGGAGACTGAAAAAACAGTATCATGCCGGCCTCGTTATTTCGTCCCCCAAATATGACCGGATAACAAAACTCCTTGATGAATATGTGAAGAGATTCTATGTCGACTTCTTCCATTTTGTTCCGATGGGTGACAAGGCAGCGAACTGA
- a CDS encoding M48 family metalloprotease, which translates to MKTSFNFVAALFALLIIASFVSPDLTAQRKKNQVEINHDSIVIANYGKPVYGTEQAKKIQEIAKVLNKAAGLTGSSIIKFKLIQNEEINAFAYINDSIYVHTGLFKSVGNSIDQLAFVLAHELAHVLMKHPAKGDEFLNKNPNATEEQFLKLSREMEFEADKYAVLYTMRAGYSPLGGIEWFNFMTNQGYEYTPHTMSYVTHPNFTARVVEVFKHIATYYEYARNFEFGLIYLNSGDYKNSITAFNKFISAYPNFKEGYNNLAVAVLSQKLNQKGIQLEVLLPTTLSKVDFFTNIFTVNTKRGEYNLKNSELAEAEKALAKALEIDPNYIQAYVNLAVLNTLTKNYKPAVDAIAKAESVSKKSYDVMIAKGFLQLEQNKYKEAADIFKTANTTDPTRPEALYNMGLAYTYGQMKNEAINTWKNFLQKFKDSYYASQAKEKLDVLEGKKAPSADKKKDPAPKKDDRPDTRPKNKFKAGATKNAPSLAGLNMGMSQSDVLNKLKLPASKSKDEYGDIWSYDTPAAIIYFDSNNKVVGVVSFDPTLKLTVNGKSFSVNDDLQDALKLLGEATYVDDFGSEQQLVFEDYGVIIYAVDGIIAGIMAY; encoded by the coding sequence ATGAAAACATCATTCAACTTTGTAGCAGCGCTTTTTGCTTTGCTTATAATCGCATCCTTTGTATCCCCCGATTTGACGGCACAGAGGAAGAAAAACCAGGTCGAGATTAATCACGACAGTATTGTAATTGCAAATTATGGAAAACCTGTTTATGGAACAGAGCAGGCAAAAAAAATTCAGGAGATTGCCAAAGTTCTTAACAAGGCAGCCGGACTTACCGGAAGCAGCATCATTAAGTTTAAGCTGATTCAAAATGAAGAGATCAACGCTTTTGCTTACATCAACGACAGCATCTATGTTCACACCGGATTGTTCAAATCGGTAGGAAACAGCATTGATCAGCTTGCATTTGTTCTTGCCCACGAGCTTGCACATGTTCTGATGAAACACCCTGCAAAAGGTGACGAATTTTTGAATAAAAACCCCAACGCCACAGAAGAGCAGTTCCTGAAACTGAGCCGTGAAATGGAATTCGAAGCAGACAAGTATGCAGTTCTCTACACAATGAGAGCCGGATACTCACCATTGGGCGGAATTGAATGGTTCAACTTCATGACAAACCAGGGATATGAGTACACACCTCACACAATGAGTTATGTTACACATCCCAACTTTACCGCAAGAGTTGTTGAAGTATTCAAACACATCGCCACCTACTATGAATATGCAAGAAATTTCGAATTTGGTTTGATCTACCTTAATTCAGGCGATTATAAAAACTCGATCACTGCTTTCAATAAATTCATCTCTGCATATCCAAACTTCAAGGAAGGTTACAACAACCTCGCAGTTGCGGTACTTTCACAGAAATTGAATCAGAAGGGAATCCAGCTTGAAGTGCTGCTCCCGACAACACTTTCAAAAGTTGACTTCTTCACCAACATATTCACTGTAAATACCAAAAGAGGTGAGTACAATCTGAAGAATTCCGAACTTGCAGAAGCTGAGAAGGCTCTTGCCAAAGCACTTGAGATCGATCCAAACTACATCCAGGCGTATGTTAACCTCGCAGTTCTGAACACATTGACCAAGAACTACAAGCCAGCAGTCGACGCTATCGCAAAAGCAGAATCAGTATCCAAGAAATCATACGATGTGATGATTGCCAAAGGATTCCTCCAGCTCGAGCAGAACAAATATAAAGAAGCTGCAGATATCTTTAAGACAGCGAACACTACTGATCCGACCAGACCGGAAGCTCTCTACAACATGGGACTCGCCTACACCTATGGTCAGATGAAAAATGAAGCTATCAACACCTGGAAAAACTTCCTCCAGAAGTTCAAAGACAGCTACTATGCTTCACAGGCTAAAGAGAAACTTGATGTACTCGAAGGCAAAAAAGCTCCATCAGCAGACAAGAAAAAAGATCCTGCTCCAAAGAAAGACGACAGACCTGATACCAGACCTAAAAACAAATTCAAAGCCGGTGCCACAAAGAATGCTCCTTCACTTGCCGGTCTGAACATGGGAATGAGCCAGAGTGATGTACTGAACAAACTGAAACTCCCTGCTTCAAAGAGCAAAGATGAATACGGCGACATCTGGTCATACGATACACCTGCAGCTATCATCTACTTCGACAGCAACAATAAAGTTGTAGGAGTTGTATCCTTCGATCCTACTCTTAAACTGACAGTGAACGGTAAATCATTCAGCGTAAACGATGACCTTCAGGATGCACTCAAGTTGCTCGGTGAAGCTACTTATGTTGACGATTTTGGTTCTGAACAGCAACTCGTATTCGAAGACTACGGAGTAATCATCTACGCAGTCGACGGAATAATTGCAGGAATCATGGCCTACTAA
- a CDS encoding caspase family protein, whose amino-acid sequence MIRILFFLLFAFTLFAQTPELKVELKNTSQVFCIAVSDDGKYMATGSIGKVFIWDLEEGRLTSCIKNLLYPVYSMGFTTDSKSLLMAMGNNNVELWDLETLTKTTTYFGHSYMVKELKVARNGKYFVSLDYKNKIILWDINKGKALREFEPSSSLVHSVDFSPSGKEIIIGQMEGGIPVIDLASGKEIKKINGTRTTGDDYKPGMSEDSIIMISVRDYSMGNTVLHEPGKIIAFHANMITLWDIEKGVQDHYLPLKFTPLRATHTLDGKKVALRGGKVMKLLDMQSMKITDSISLSPNDFQPLAVDSKGKYFLTGEMDGSVKFFETGSGREVMTLFAFDSTDWAVVTPDGYFDASQGAMGLLYFVQELDIIPLEAYFEQSYIPSLFRSVISGGEAKSYKPEKRDVFTNVMVPPSVKLTSANESKISKNPEEAVNITISDEGGGIDELRIYQNGKLVDVKFYKDNKPKAGTKIKEVFPAQLTVGNNIFKASAFSKGRLEGKSNTILIKYDAPKPSSNLYILAIGVNKYENSKYNLNFAGADAELISREIAGIKNNIFKNVIVKTLYDTDATIKNVRTALDSIVANAKPEDTFVFYFSGHGASDDDPEGNMQEFYFILHEVQQIYGNPSARNPFALSGKEMKEYSLKIKAQKQLILIDACQSGQALENFAMRGAQSEKAIIDLSKSRGLYIMAASEADQTAKEIKDLGHGVFTYSLIEGLKCAADFFEKDGVINVKELNMFVNKKVKETAQKYNITPQRPVSWEYLNDFPIKVCD is encoded by the coding sequence ATGATCAGAATTCTCTTCTTCCTTCTCTTTGCTTTTACACTTTTTGCACAGACACCTGAGCTGAAGGTAGAGCTAAAAAACACTTCACAAGTCTTTTGCATTGCCGTTTCCGATGACGGGAAATACATGGCAACGGGTTCGATTGGGAAGGTGTTCATCTGGGATCTTGAAGAGGGGAGACTGACAAGCTGCATTAAGAATCTCCTTTACCCTGTATATTCGATGGGATTCACAACTGACTCAAAATCACTGTTGATGGCGATGGGTAACAATAATGTCGAACTTTGGGATTTGGAGACCCTTACAAAAACCACGACATATTTCGGACACTCCTACATGGTGAAGGAGCTGAAGGTAGCCAGGAACGGAAAATATTTTGTTTCGCTCGACTATAAAAACAAAATTATCCTGTGGGACATCAACAAAGGGAAAGCTCTCAGGGAATTTGAGCCGTCATCTTCACTTGTGCATTCTGTAGATTTCTCTCCGTCCGGAAAAGAGATAATAATCGGGCAGATGGAAGGCGGCATCCCTGTCATCGATCTTGCGTCAGGGAAGGAAATAAAGAAAATAAACGGGACCCGGACAACAGGCGACGATTATAAACCCGGGATGTCAGAGGACAGTATCATTATGATCTCAGTCAGGGACTATTCGATGGGAAACACTGTTCTGCATGAACCGGGAAAAATTATCGCGTTTCATGCGAATATGATAACTCTTTGGGATATTGAAAAGGGAGTGCAGGATCATTATCTTCCCCTGAAATTTACTCCTCTGAGGGCAACTCACACTCTGGACGGTAAAAAAGTGGCACTAAGAGGGGGGAAAGTAATGAAACTTCTCGACATGCAATCGATGAAAATTACAGATTCCATTTCACTCTCTCCAAACGATTTTCAACCCCTTGCCGTCGATTCAAAGGGGAAATATTTTCTCACAGGTGAGATGGACGGCAGTGTGAAATTCTTTGAAACGGGAAGCGGCAGGGAAGTAATGACCCTTTTTGCGTTCGATTCGACAGACTGGGCAGTCGTAACCCCTGATGGATATTTTGATGCATCACAGGGAGCAATGGGACTTTTGTATTTTGTTCAGGAGCTTGACATCATTCCTCTCGAGGCATATTTTGAGCAATCTTATATCCCTTCACTTTTTAGATCGGTAATTTCAGGCGGAGAAGCCAAAAGTTATAAACCTGAGAAAAGAGATGTCTTCACAAATGTGATGGTTCCTCCCTCGGTAAAACTCACTTCAGCGAATGAATCAAAGATTTCGAAGAACCCCGAAGAGGCAGTAAATATCACTATTTCCGATGAAGGTGGTGGAATAGACGAACTGCGGATTTATCAGAATGGCAAACTTGTTGATGTCAAATTTTACAAAGACAACAAACCAAAAGCAGGCACAAAGATAAAAGAAGTGTTTCCTGCACAACTGACCGTCGGGAACAATATCTTCAAGGCAAGTGCCTTTAGCAAGGGGAGGCTTGAGGGAAAATCGAACACAATTTTGATCAAATACGATGCCCCAAAACCGTCGTCAAATCTTTACATCCTTGCAATAGGTGTGAATAAATATGAGAACAGTAAATATAATCTGAATTTTGCAGGGGCTGATGCAGAACTGATCAGCAGGGAAATCGCCGGAATCAAGAACAACATTTTTAAAAATGTAATTGTAAAAACCTTGTATGATACCGACGCCACGATTAAAAATGTAAGAACCGCTCTCGACAGCATTGTTGCAAACGCAAAACCCGAAGATACATTTGTCTTTTATTTCTCGGGACATGGTGCCTCCGATGATGACCCTGAAGGAAACATGCAGGAGTTTTATTTCATCCTTCATGAAGTGCAGCAAATATACGGCAACCCTTCTGCCAGAAATCCCTTCGCACTTTCGGGAAAAGAGATGAAGGAATATTCCCTGAAGATAAAAGCACAGAAGCAGTTGATACTTATTGATGCATGTCAGTCAGGACAGGCACTCGAGAATTTTGCAATGCGTGGTGCACAGTCTGAAAAAGCCATTATCGATCTTTCTAAAAGCAGGGGTTTGTATATTATGGCTGCTTCCGAAGCGGACCAAACCGCAAAAGAGATAAAAGACCTCGGGCACGGGGTTTTTACCTACTCTCTTATTGAAGGATTAAAATGTGCCGCCGATTTCTTCGAGAAAGATGGTGTAATAAATGTGAAGGAGCTGAATATGTTTGTAAACAAAAAAGTTAAGGAAACGGCTCAGAAATACAACATTACACCCCAACGCCCCGTCAGTTGGGAATATTTGAATGATTTCCCCATAAAGGTGTGTGATTAG
- a CDS encoding CotH kinase family protein, translated as MKKTFIILWFFAISVFSQTVMQDWEKVFDDTHVGRIDITIAPAYLAWIYSHVTSDSEFVAKVRFRNNHFDETLDSIGFRLRGNTSRNAQKKSFKVSINSFFKGRNFHGIEKLNLNGEHNDPSIVRSKLCFDLFRSAGLRGSRANYMEVYINNKYYGLYLNTEHIDEEFLSRQYPDDSGNLWKCLYPADLVYLGENPAPYISLGGSRPAYELSTNEAGMDFSKLIRLTRILKNTASTKLLDSLETTLDVLDALKYFSMNVLVGQWDDYWSNMNNYYLYHEPAENLIHVIPYDYDNTFGIDWFNINWSAANPYTFPKIGAGERPLIEKMIVVPEIRNLYTRLLTYYKTNVFTLPVLNQRIDSLREMITPSALADTFRVLDYGFSFNQFLNSFSASSFSNQHVKMGIKQYILSRTNSIGSQLNYVSSDPFVYKINYSPKNPSATDSIRVEVSAFSNAGLDSVSIQLENLVTGSMSKIPMVFSPVPGTKKVEESDRYTAVIPPLGANFRGKITFRTRDNAGKVAVYPKARKMVVSTPGVVTAGLKINELLADNTTIPDSLGDFDDWIELYNSSSDTILLTGKYLTDKSDNLVKWRFTQPELKMAPKQFLVVWCDEEETEPGIHTNFKLSKSGELVYMTDTNGVDIIDSISFGPQTTDMSLARTIDGAGVWMQMAPTPGYSNVPVSVEDESAPAGYTLMQNYPNPFNPSTLIRYSMQESGMVSLKVYSSLGEEIAELGGDFKPAGSYQTEFNAQNLPSGVYFLRLSVNGFSMSRKMILIR; from the coding sequence ATGAAAAAGACATTTATAATTTTGTGGTTTTTTGCCATTTCTGTTTTCAGTCAGACGGTGATGCAGGATTGGGAAAAAGTTTTTGATGACACACATGTCGGGCGGATTGACATAACGATTGCTCCGGCATATCTTGCATGGATTTATTCTCATGTTACCAGTGACAGCGAGTTTGTTGCAAAGGTGAGGTTTCGGAACAATCATTTTGATGAAACGCTTGATTCCATCGGATTCAGATTACGGGGCAACACATCCCGGAATGCTCAGAAAAAGTCGTTTAAAGTGTCGATAAACAGTTTTTTCAAGGGGAGGAACTTTCACGGAATTGAGAAACTGAATCTGAACGGAGAGCATAACGACCCTTCGATAGTGAGGAGCAAACTATGTTTTGATCTTTTCCGAAGCGCGGGTTTGCGAGGCTCACGGGCAAACTACATGGAAGTGTATATAAACAACAAATATTACGGGTTGTATCTGAATACCGAACATATCGACGAGGAGTTTTTATCACGACAATATCCTGATGATTCAGGGAATCTTTGGAAGTGTCTTTATCCTGCAGACCTCGTGTATCTCGGTGAAAATCCCGCGCCATACATCTCCCTGGGTGGAAGCAGGCCCGCATACGAACTCTCCACAAATGAGGCGGGGATGGATTTTTCGAAACTGATTAGGCTTACGAGAATCCTTAAAAATACAGCGTCAACAAAACTTTTGGATTCTTTGGAAACCACTTTAGATGTTCTTGATGCATTAAAATATTTTTCGATGAATGTACTGGTCGGGCAGTGGGACGATTACTGGTCGAACATGAACAATTACTACCTGTACCATGAACCTGCAGAAAATCTGATTCATGTTATTCCCTACGATTATGACAACACATTTGGTATTGACTGGTTCAATATTAACTGGTCAGCGGCAAATCCATATACCTTTCCGAAAATTGGTGCCGGTGAGAGGCCACTCATTGAAAAGATGATTGTGGTTCCGGAGATTAGAAATCTTTACACCCGCCTGCTGACATATTACAAAACAAATGTTTTCACTCTGCCGGTGTTAAATCAGAGAATAGACTCCCTTCGGGAAATGATCACGCCATCGGCACTTGCGGATACTTTTCGGGTGCTCGATTACGGTTTTTCGTTCAATCAGTTTCTGAATTCCTTCTCAGCATCCTCCTTCTCCAATCAGCATGTGAAAATGGGGATCAAACAGTATATTCTATCGAGGACGAATTCCATCGGCAGTCAGTTGAATTATGTTTCCTCTGATCCCTTTGTTTACAAGATTAACTATTCGCCCAAAAATCCTTCAGCAACTGACTCCATAAGGGTGGAAGTGTCGGCATTTTCCAATGCCGGTCTCGACAGCGTTTCAATTCAGTTGGAAAATCTGGTTACGGGAAGCATGTCAAAAATTCCGATGGTGTTCTCTCCCGTTCCGGGAACGAAAAAAGTTGAGGAGAGTGACCGTTACACAGCAGTTATACCACCTTTGGGTGCAAATTTCAGAGGGAAAATAACATTCAGGACGAGAGACAATGCCGGCAAAGTGGCGGTTTATCCAAAAGCAAGGAAAATGGTTGTTTCAACTCCGGGAGTTGTCACCGCAGGCTTAAAAATAAATGAACTGCTGGCGGACAATACGACGATTCCCGACAGTTTGGGAGATTTTGATGACTGGATAGAGCTCTACAACTCTTCCAGTGATACAATTCTTTTGACCGGTAAATATCTCACCGACAAAAGTGACAATCTGGTAAAATGGAGATTTACTCAGCCCGAATTGAAGATGGCACCGAAGCAGTTTCTTGTGGTCTGGTGTGATGAAGAGGAAACGGAACCGGGTATTCATACAAATTTCAAACTCAGCAAATCAGGTGAACTTGTGTATATGACTGACACCAACGGGGTTGATATTATCGATTCAATTTCATTTGGACCTCAAACTACTGACATGTCCCTCGCACGAACAATAGACGGAGCCGGTGTCTGGATGCAGATGGCGCCAACACCCGGATATTCGAATGTACCCGTCTCAGTCGAAGATGAATCTGCTCCCGCGGGTTACACTCTGATGCAAAATTACCCGAATCCTTTTAATCCTTCAACTTTAATTCGCTATTCCATGCAGGAAAGCGGGATGGTCTCGCTGAAAGTTTACTCTTCTCTTGGTGAGGAAATAGCCGAATTGGGCGGGGATTTCAAACCTGCGGGCAGTTACCAGACTGAGTTCAATGCTCAAAATCTGCCATCCGGGGTATATTTCCTAAGGCTTTCTGTAAACGGTTTTTCAATGTCACGAAAAATGATTCTTATAAGGTGA
- a CDS encoding TerC family protein, with protein sequence MEWITNPEALIALATLVALEVVLGIDNIIFISILAGKLPKEMQAKARNLGLILAMVTRILLLLSITWIMKLTSPIFTMFGNEISGRDLILIIGGLFLLGKSTFEIHDKLEGEEHSAGGQVAKSFGMTILQILILDIVFSLDSIITAVGIVSQIEIMITAVVISVIFMLIFASPVSNFVDKHPTIKMLALSFLLMIGFTLIADGFDYHIPKGYIYFSMAFSIFVETLNLKLRSKSTKPVKLYKKM encoded by the coding sequence ATGGAATGGATCACCAACCCCGAAGCCTTGATAGCTCTCGCCACCCTCGTAGCACTTGAAGTTGTACTTGGAATAGATAACATCATTTTCATTTCAATTCTGGCAGGTAAACTGCCCAAAGAGATGCAGGCAAAAGCTAGGAATCTGGGACTCATCCTCGCTATGGTAACCAGAATACTCCTCCTTCTCTCCATCACCTGGATAATGAAACTGACATCCCCAATTTTCACAATGTTTGGCAACGAAATAAGCGGTCGCGATTTGATTCTGATTATCGGCGGTCTGTTTCTTTTGGGGAAAAGCACTTTTGAGATCCACGATAAACTGGAAGGTGAAGAACATTCGGCAGGCGGACAGGTTGCGAAGTCATTCGGAATGACGATATTACAAATATTGATACTCGATATTGTTTTTTCTCTCGATTCAATTATTACTGCAGTAGGAATTGTATCACAAATTGAAATAATGATAACAGCAGTAGTGATATCAGTAATTTTCATGTTGATATTTGCCTCTCCCGTCAGCAATTTTGTTGATAAACACCCGACGATAAAGATGCTTGCCCTTTCTTTCCTGCTGATGATCGGTTTCACCCTCATCGCTGACGGTTTCGACTATCACATCCCCAAAGGATATATCTATTTCTCGATGGCATTCTCAATTTTTGTCGAGACTTTGAACCTGAAACTCAGAAGCAAATCAACCAAACCGGTAAAACTGTATAAAAAAATGTGA
- a CDS encoding DUF2752 domain-containing protein — translation MSKYGTECSLCGMTRSFVAISNLEISRSFNFNKAGIPLYTIFLLNIVIASRRIYKSYNKKRGKKWQSCLWFGVFLLWSA, via the coding sequence ATGTCAAAATATGGAACCGAATGTTCCCTCTGCGGAATGACCCGCTCCTTCGTTGCAATTTCCAACCTTGAAATTTCCAGATCCTTCAACTTTAACAAAGCCGGAATTCCACTTTACACGATATTTTTACTCAATATTGTAATCGCTTCAAGGCGTATTTACAAATCGTACAACAAAAAAAGAGGTAAAAAATGGCAGTCTTGTCTTTGGTTTGGGGTATTCTTGCTCTGGTCGGCATGA
- a CDS encoding methyltransferase domain-containing protein, giving the protein MTKDINSPEHNDNRNYDYTGIESEVRKEYEVIEGFIYTPSSIIDLGCGNGSLLHSLMQKGKCTRAVGLEISESGVEISKKKGIDARLGRIDETLPFADEEFDISVCNVTIQMVMYPEVLLKEMKRISKKQIVSFPNFGFYRNRLDMLLHGRMPKPCMFGYSWYSTGHIHQLSISDFKELVESVGGLEIEKFSTVFSNNSFKDTLTGMIPNLFSLLPLFLLRKTA; this is encoded by the coding sequence ATGACTAAAGACATAAACAGCCCCGAACATAACGACAACCGGAATTATGACTACACCGGCATTGAGAGTGAAGTGCGAAAGGAATATGAAGTAATAGAAGGCTTCATATACACCCCCTCTTCCATAATCGATCTCGGCTGCGGGAACGGTTCGTTGCTTCATTCGCTGATGCAGAAGGGGAAGTGTACCCGGGCAGTTGGTCTCGAGATTTCAGAGTCAGGCGTTGAGATATCAAAGAAAAAAGGAATTGATGCCCGTTTGGGAAGAATTGACGAAACTCTCCCTTTTGCCGATGAAGAGTTTGATATTTCGGTCTGCAATGTGACAATACAAATGGTGATGTATCCCGAGGTGCTGCTAAAAGAGATGAAACGCATCTCCAAAAAGCAGATTGTATCGTTCCCAAACTTTGGATTTTACAGAAACCGTCTCGACATGCTGTTGCACGGGAGGATGCCAAAACCCTGCATGTTCGGATATTCGTGGTATTCCACAGGTCATATTCATCAATTATCGATAAGTGATTTCAAGGAACTCGTTGAAAGTGTCGGCGGTCTTGAAATCGAGAAATTCTCCACTGTGTTTTCAAACAACAGTTTCAAGGACACTCTCACAGGGATGATCCCAAATCTTTTCTCTCTTTTGCCACTCTTTTTACTGAGAAAAACAGCATGA